A genome region from Natranaeroarchaeum sulfidigenes includes the following:
- a CDS encoding acyl-CoA dehydrogenase family protein has product MDFGLSDEQRAIREEVRKFAENEVAPVAKEHDVEETFPHEVMDEAAKMGLTGAHIPVEYGGAAYTPLEMSIITEELFAVDPGIGLCITSAAFGADSIMEYGTEDQKERYLEPIAQGEAIMGAAISEPDTGSDVSSVSTRAEKDGDDWVINGNKMWITNGTVGDYFVVMCKTDDVDDRYSGFSQILVESDRDGFEADKITGKLGIRSSDTAELILDDVRVPEENLIGTRGAGFLQLMQFFDETRTMVAAQGVGIAKGACERALEYAQDREQFGKSISEFQAIQHKLADMHTKTEAARQLTYKSAWSVTNEDDDLTALASMAKEYSSRVAVDVADEAVQIHGGAGFVNDFDVERLYRDAKITQIYEGTSEIQKNIIARELLGKGF; this is encoded by the coding sequence ATGGACTTCGGACTCTCAGACGAACAGCGAGCGATCCGCGAGGAGGTGCGGAAGTTCGCCGAAAACGAGGTCGCACCGGTTGCAAAAGAACACGACGTCGAGGAGACGTTCCCACACGAGGTGATGGACGAAGCCGCGAAGATGGGACTGACCGGCGCACATATTCCGGTCGAGTACGGCGGGGCCGCCTACACGCCACTCGAAATGTCGATCATCACCGAAGAGTTGTTCGCCGTCGATCCGGGGATCGGACTCTGTATCACGAGCGCCGCGTTCGGGGCCGACTCAATCATGGAGTACGGGACAGAAGACCAGAAAGAACGCTATCTCGAACCGATCGCACAGGGTGAGGCGATCATGGGCGCCGCGATCAGCGAACCTGATACCGGCTCTGACGTTTCCAGTGTCTCGACGCGAGCGGAAAAGGACGGCGACGACTGGGTGATCAACGGCAACAAGATGTGGATCACCAACGGTACCGTCGGAGACTACTTCGTCGTGATGTGCAAGACTGACGACGTCGACGACCGCTACTCCGGGTTCTCACAGATTCTCGTCGAGTCCGACCGCGACGGCTTCGAGGCAGACAAGATCACCGGAAAACTGGGTATTCGCTCGTCCGACACGGCCGAGTTGATCCTCGATGACGTGCGCGTACCCGAAGAGAACCTCATCGGAACTCGTGGAGCCGGCTTCCTGCAACTGATGCAGTTCTTCGACGAGACTCGAACCATGGTCGCAGCACAGGGCGTCGGTATCGCCAAGGGCGCCTGCGAGCGGGCCCTGGAGTACGCACAGGACCGCGAGCAGTTCGGCAAGTCCATCAGCGAGTTCCAGGCGATCCAGCACAAACTCGCCGATATGCACACGAAGACCGAAGCCGCACGCCAGCTCACGTACAAATCCGCCTGGAGTGTCACCAACGAGGACGACGACCTGACCGCGCTGGCGTCGATGGCAAAGGAGTACTCCTCACGGGTCGCGGTCGACGTCGCCGACGAAGCAGTTCAGATCCACGGCGGCGCAGGCTTTGTCAACGATTTCGACGTCGAACGACTCTACCGTGACGCCAAGATCACACAGATCTACGAGGGCACCTCGGAGATTCAGAAGAACATTATCGCGCGCGAGCTGCTCGGCAAAGGGTTCTGA
- a CDS encoding DNA-3-methyladenine glycosylase family protein, which produces MGDPLETLRDDPVMARLIDEHGPVEISPADHEYQRLAVSIINQQLSTASANAVQERVFELFDEPITPNAMLTVEENALREAGVSRQKVEYLRNTAEAFRRKDYTRSGLKEDSDETVVERLTEIRGVGKWTARMYLIFVLGRKDVLPLGDLAIRNGIDALYGDGTGSMTREEMRAVADRWRPYRSYGTEYVWRAYESD; this is translated from the coding sequence ATGGGGGACCCACTGGAGACACTGCGAGACGACCCAGTAATGGCTCGTCTGATCGACGAACACGGCCCGGTCGAGATAAGCCCTGCCGATCACGAGTACCAGCGTCTCGCCGTCTCGATCATCAACCAGCAGCTCTCGACCGCCTCCGCAAACGCCGTGCAAGAGCGTGTCTTCGAACTGTTCGACGAACCGATCACGCCGAATGCGATGCTCACCGTCGAGGAGAATGCGCTACGCGAGGCAGGAGTAAGTCGACAGAAAGTAGAGTACTTGCGCAACACTGCTGAGGCGTTCCGCCGTAAGGACTACACTCGATCCGGACTCAAGGAAGACTCCGATGAAACTGTCGTCGAGCGGCTCACCGAAATCCGAGGGGTCGGTAAGTGGACCGCCCGGATGTACCTCATCTTCGTGCTCGGGCGGAAAGACGTCCTTCCGCTCGGAGACCTCGCGATCCGCAACGGGATCGATGCGCTGTACGGCGACGGGACGGGGAGTATGACTCGTGAAGAGATGCGTGCGGTTGCGGACCGCTGGCGACCCTACCGAAGCTATGGGACAGAATACGTATGGCGAGCCTACGAATCCGACTGA
- a CDS encoding RimK family alpha-L-glutamate ligase, whose protein sequence is MNDDLTVGVLSLHNSKETKAILNAVDDLGYGTEWLRAENTSVSIDGGAVSIEPDVDVVTNRLLLSNTPQPCEELGIANVFEGTRPMLNTPEATMTAMHKFAAATTLADAGVPVPDALLALGSDTLTRRREEFGSEAVYKTSIGTHGGGTWKVGPDEAVNAMVGNRYAFLQDLIERDGEKHRDLRVYVVGDDLIGAMHRYAPDGDWRTNVSLGGDVRDATEQLTDEIRDIVRDATDAIGLDYAGVDLIEGEDGWYVLEVNPTAGFKGFFEATGTSPAPYIAKLAIERAGGTIDDDLVKSIARTLDDSVPAARPQPSHTSEQEIVPIGYTEEVLVSGTSDSKTVYAKSDTGATRTSIDTSLAAEIGAGPIKSKMRVKSGSSKRSKVRPIVDIVVGVGGRRHTVAANVEDRSHMEYPLLLGRDILEHYHVDVARRADAEDDEVELEE, encoded by the coding sequence ATGAACGATGATCTAACTGTCGGCGTATTGAGTCTCCACAACAGCAAGGAGACGAAGGCAATTCTCAACGCAGTGGACGATCTGGGGTACGGCACCGAGTGGCTGCGGGCGGAGAACACATCTGTCAGTATCGACGGGGGTGCAGTGTCGATCGAACCGGATGTCGACGTTGTCACGAACCGGCTGTTGCTCTCGAACACTCCACAGCCCTGCGAGGAGCTTGGTATTGCGAACGTCTTCGAGGGAACTCGACCGATGCTGAACACGCCGGAGGCGACGATGACGGCGATGCACAAGTTCGCTGCTGCGACGACGCTCGCTGATGCTGGCGTTCCAGTACCTGATGCGTTACTGGCACTGGGGAGTGATACACTCACACGACGACGGGAGGAGTTCGGTTCGGAGGCCGTGTACAAGACGTCGATCGGCACCCACGGGGGCGGGACGTGGAAAGTGGGCCCTGATGAGGCGGTCAACGCGATGGTCGGCAACCGGTACGCGTTCCTGCAGGATCTGATCGAGCGGGACGGCGAGAAACACCGGGATCTGCGTGTGTACGTCGTCGGCGATGATCTCATCGGTGCGATGCACCGGTACGCCCCCGATGGTGACTGGCGGACGAACGTCTCGCTCGGCGGCGATGTCAGGGACGCAACGGAGCAACTGACCGACGAGATTCGTGACATCGTCCGGGATGCGACTGACGCCATCGGTCTGGATTACGCGGGGGTGGACCTGATCGAAGGTGAGGATGGGTGGTACGTACTGGAAGTGAATCCGACGGCGGGATTCAAAGGGTTCTTCGAGGCAACTGGAACCAGCCCAGCCCCGTACATCGCGAAACTGGCGATCGAGCGGGCAGGAGGGACTATCGACGATGACCTCGTCAAGTCGATTGCGCGCACACTCGACGATTCGGTCCCCGCCGCCAGACCACAGCCGTCCCACACGAGCGAACAGGAGATCGTGCCAATCGGCTACACCGAGGAAGTGCTGGTCAGCGGCACGAGCGACTCGAAGACCGTCTACGCGAAGTCGGACACGGGTGCGACCCGAACGAGTATCGACACGAGCCTCGCCGCGGAGATCGGGGCGGGCCCGATCAAGAGCAAGATGCGGGTAAAATCTGGAAGCTCGAAGCGCTCGAAAGTCAGACCGATCGTCGATATCGTCGTCGGGGTCGGCGGCCGTCGCCATACCGTCGCGGCGAACGTGGAGGACCGCAGTCATATGGAGTATCCCCTCCTACTGGGTCGGGATATTCTCGAACACTATCACGTCGACGTTGCGCGGCGTGCGGATGCGGAAGACGACGAGGTCGAACTCGAGGAGTAA
- a CDS encoding succinylglutamate desuccinylase/aspartoacylase family protein, translating into MTDDGTVLERFADAAEEAGDPFVYPDGRVKPGERAYLYHEVSQTYLGDPVNIPVTVINGPAAGPTVFLTAAAHGDELNGIAVVREVAHDWDHSKLNGTLVCLPVLNVPGFLAQQRYLPIYDRDLNRSFPGSRTGSGGRRIAARIFDHFIEPCDLGLDFHTSTRGRTNMLHARADMTDEDVARLARAFSTNVILDSEGPGGTLRREASEAGVPTITVEMGEAHRFQRPLIDRALNGVVSVLAEYGLSEESTVHWPGWRTVISEDSEKTWLRADVGGIVDMEHDRGALVYEGDRVCTISNPFKTNTETVEAPFTGILVGVLENPVVYPGNPLCHLVELDADTLRAVERQQQYDPTRESFL; encoded by the coding sequence ATCACTGACGACGGAACAGTACTCGAGCGGTTCGCCGATGCCGCCGAGGAAGCTGGCGACCCGTTCGTCTATCCCGACGGGCGCGTCAAACCCGGAGAGCGAGCCTATCTGTACCACGAGGTTAGCCAGACGTATCTCGGCGATCCCGTCAACATTCCCGTGACGGTTATCAATGGTCCAGCTGCTGGCCCAACGGTCTTTCTCACTGCGGCCGCTCACGGCGACGAGCTCAACGGTATCGCGGTCGTCCGTGAAGTCGCTCACGACTGGGATCACTCAAAGCTCAACGGCACACTCGTCTGCCTTCCCGTCCTCAACGTTCCCGGCTTCCTCGCGCAACAGCGATATCTCCCGATATACGACCGAGATCTCAACCGGTCGTTTCCCGGAAGCCGTACGGGAAGCGGCGGTCGACGCATCGCCGCACGGATCTTCGATCACTTTATCGAGCCCTGTGACCTCGGCCTCGACTTCCATACCTCCACGCGAGGCCGAACCAACATGCTCCACGCCCGCGCTGACATGACTGACGAAGATGTCGCACGACTTGCTCGCGCGTTCAGCACGAACGTTATCCTCGACTCAGAAGGGCCAGGCGGCACACTCCGGCGCGAAGCGAGTGAAGCCGGCGTGCCGACGATCACAGTGGAGATGGGGGAAGCCCACCGGTTCCAGCGCCCCCTGATCGACCGCGCTCTGAACGGTGTCGTCAGCGTACTCGCGGAATACGGTCTCTCCGAAGAGAGTACGGTCCACTGGCCCGGCTGGCGAACAGTCATCAGCGAGGACAGCGAGAAGACCTGGCTCCGGGCCGATGTGGGCGGTATCGTCGATATGGAACACGACCGAGGTGCGCTTGTCTACGAAGGCGATCGAGTCTGCACTATCTCGAATCCGTTCAAAACCAACACCGAAACGGTCGAAGCACCATTTACTGGCATTCTCGTCGGGGTCCTCGAAAACCCTGTCGTGTATCCCGGTAATCCCCTCTGTCACCTCGTTGAGCTAGACGCCGACACGCTCCGTGCAGTCGAACGCCAGCAGCAGTACGATCCCACCCGGGAATCCTTCCTGTAG
- a CDS encoding transcription initiation factor IIB family protein, whose translation MDIEALHERGRERIGEFGATLDVRDAVVETAGAIFTRVYTEETQQGRSLTTVAAAALYVACKQEGAPVTSSAIADAADIEHSHLLRRSKWVQTEIGTPVDTFNPKPFVDEYANTLGLSDETRELARNVVTVATEEGVASGKSPSGFAAAAIYYAAKLRDETCTQDDVHEASGVSKITIRNRYQEQAEVVGDVTR comes from the coding sequence ATGGACATCGAAGCTTTACATGAACGTGGACGCGAGCGGATCGGAGAGTTCGGAGCGACGCTTGACGTACGTGACGCCGTCGTAGAAACTGCAGGAGCTATCTTCACCAGAGTGTATACAGAAGAGACACAGCAGGGACGCTCACTGACCACGGTCGCGGCTGCAGCGCTGTACGTCGCGTGCAAACAGGAAGGTGCGCCCGTGACATCGAGCGCAATCGCGGACGCAGCGGATATCGAACACTCACATCTGCTACGACGGTCGAAGTGGGTGCAGACGGAGATCGGAACACCAGTCGATACGTTCAACCCGAAACCGTTCGTCGACGAGTACGCCAATACTCTCGGACTGAGCGACGAGACGCGTGAACTCGCACGAAACGTCGTCACTGTGGCGACTGAGGAGGGTGTTGCGTCTGGAAAGTCTCCGTCCGGATTTGCGGCGGCTGCCATCTACTATGCCGCAAAACTTCGAGACGAAACCTGTACCCAGGACGATGTTCACGAGGCATCTGGTGTCAGCAAGATCACCATCAGAAACCGATATCAGGAGCAGGCGGAAGTCGTCGGTGACGTAACTCGATAG